In Deinococcus psychrotolerans, a genomic segment contains:
- a CDS encoding COX15/CtaA family protein, whose product MEQGKAGAGKAQAVKVLVGLSWAALAYNVLVILWGAYVRISGSGAGCGAHWPLCDGQVIPRSFTLERVVEFSHRGSSSLSGLLAIAVVALAFFATKRGHPARLGAVWSLGLILFEGVIGGVQVLLGLTAGSTDPARGFVQGLHLANTFLLLGALLLTALWAGGAPRFTLRSQGWLSWGSPLATVLMLLLGMAGAVTALGDKLFVPAPGTPIDTVKRDFGATASIIENLRVIHPALALVVCAYLVWFAGRVLRERLNPMTQRWSYALYGVIGAQMLIGVLNVALKAPGTMQIIHLLFACLMWLITVMVVYSALVTQPMRRVTLKAASA is encoded by the coding sequence GTGGAGCAGGGCAAAGCTGGAGCGGGAAAGGCGCAGGCCGTTAAGGTGCTGGTCGGCCTGAGTTGGGCCGCGCTGGCCTACAATGTATTGGTGATTTTATGGGGCGCTTATGTGAGGATCAGCGGTTCCGGGGCGGGCTGCGGAGCCCACTGGCCGCTGTGCGACGGTCAGGTGATTCCGCGTTCGTTTACCTTGGAGCGCGTCGTGGAATTTAGCCACAGGGGCAGCAGTTCGCTGAGCGGCCTGCTGGCCATCGCGGTGGTGGCGTTGGCATTTTTTGCCACCAAGCGCGGCCATCCGGCCCGGCTCGGCGCGGTCTGGTCGCTGGGCCTGATTTTGTTTGAAGGCGTCATCGGCGGCGTGCAAGTCTTGCTGGGCCTGACGGCGGGAAGCACTGATCCGGCACGCGGCTTTGTGCAGGGTCTGCACCTCGCCAATACCTTTTTGCTGCTGGGGGCGCTGCTGCTTACCGCGCTGTGGGCGGGCGGTGCGCCGCGCTTTACCCTGCGGAGTCAAGGATGGCTGAGCTGGGGCAGTCCGCTGGCCACCGTACTGATGCTGCTGCTGGGCATGGCGGGCGCGGTCACGGCGCTGGGCGACAAGTTGTTCGTTCCGGCACCCGGCACCCCGATCGACACGGTCAAGCGCGATTTCGGGGCCACCGCTTCCATCATCGAAAACCTGCGGGTGATTCATCCGGCGCTGGCGCTGGTGGTCTGCGCTTACTTGGTTTGGTTCGCGGGGCGGGTGCTGCGCGAGCGCCTGAATCCCATGACCCAGCGCTGGAGCTACGCGCTTTACGGCGTGATCGGAGCGCAAATGTTGATCGGCGTGCTGAATGTCGCTCTCAAAGCGCCCGGCACCATGCAGATCATTCACCTGCTGTTCGCCTGCTTGATGTGGCTGATCACCGTGATGGTGGTGTACTCGGCCCTCGTGACCCAACCGATGCGGCGCGTCACTTTGAAGGCGGCGAGCGCGTGA
- a CDS encoding histidine phosphatase family protein, with product MTSHLQLTLLRHGRSRADDENVHEGRYDSPLTEAGRTQAQKLAAYWQANLPQFEAAICSSLSRAHETAQIVCRPLGLTPQVSHLWREWDNGPLAGMKHEEAEQRYPMPAFRHDLSPFTADGGESQAQIRARALTALHELWAMPLSNILIVSHGGFLNSVLRELIGSNHAWFEFGDTGFARLRLSRESHTVRVLSVNEQPHIAH from the coding sequence GTGACCAGCCACCTTCAGTTGACCCTCCTCCGACATGGCCGCAGCCGCGCAGACGACGAAAATGTGCATGAAGGCCGCTACGACTCACCGCTGACCGAAGCGGGGCGGACGCAGGCGCAGAAGCTGGCCGCCTACTGGCAAGCCAACCTGCCGCAGTTTGAAGCAGCGATCTGCTCCAGCCTCAGCCGCGCCCACGAAACGGCTCAGATCGTGTGCAGGCCGCTGGGCCTGACGCCGCAAGTCAGTCACCTCTGGCGCGAATGGGACAACGGGCCACTGGCCGGAATGAAGCATGAGGAAGCCGAGCAACGCTATCCCATGCCCGCTTTTCGTCACGACCTCTCCCCTTTTACCGCTGACGGCGGTGAGTCGCAGGCCCAAATCCGGGCAAGGGCGCTGACGGCGCTCCATGAGCTGTGGGCCATGCCATTGTCAAACATATTGATCGTCTCGCATGGCGGCTTTCTCAACTCGGTGCTGCGCGAGCTGATTGGCTCAAATCACGCTTGGTTCGAGTTTGGCGACACCGGATTTGCCCGCCTGCGCCTCTCGCGGGAAAGCCACACGGTGAGAGTGCTCAGCGTCAACGAACAGCCGCACATCGCACATTAG
- a CDS encoding cbb3-type cytochrome c oxidase subunit I, with protein sequence MAVQAPAHSSEKPGIGAVIWDYMTTTDHKKIGTLYIGTSIIGFAVAGILAVLIRLQLAVPNNTLLVGNVYNQVLTTHAAIMIFFFLIPIGLFGFGNWFVPLQLGVRDVALPRLNNFAVWLFMFSMILILTGLFHGGVPGVGWTFYYPLSVDANQTGVTVLMVALILNGIASLLGSANFAATIVNMRAPGMSLWKMPIFVWSIFSTSILQLVSLGGLTAAALVTYLDLKVGLSMFNPGINGVPVLMQQFFWFYSHPAVYVMLLPYLGIGAEIASTMARKPMFGYRVMVYSLLGITMVSLLVWLHHMFAIGVPETWQIAFMVATMVVAVPTGVKLFNLIGTLWGGRIIMKTPTYWLIGFIFNFLIGGITGVSLGLIPFDYQVTMSYYVVAHFHNVMMFGTAFLAMGGLYYWWPKMTGRFLDEKLGMWHFWLFMVGSWMTFMPQYILGLLGMPRRYYTYPAGNFAWNELNFISTLGALVLLIGGVVWVWNMYQSWRRPATASANPWGGFTLEWTADSPPKDYDFAHDFPTTFPTERPLYDWEKNGDKLIPVDPSSIHLPQSTVWPFMTALAFALMGYGLSFGWFTSWSPSAAQTPNQLASIILYLSIPFFLYSLFKWAGTPEYDVPVEHHTLTKYSNGFMGMAWFIISEVGLFGVLIAGYVYLRVVGNAIPPITRPSIWLAALNTLILVSSSFVIHKAEQDLHHHRLSRGRLGLLITLILGAFFMIFQVYEFSLFGSESNWMQNLWQTCFFIIVGLHGLHIIIGGVGVALPYYQYMTGKIDKTNHGSLVPASMYWHLVDVVWLFIMAIFYAW encoded by the coding sequence ATGGCAGTTCAAGCGCCCGCTCATTCGTCAGAGAAACCCGGCATCGGCGCGGTCATCTGGGATTACATGACCACCACCGACCACAAGAAAATCGGCACGCTGTATATCGGCACGTCCATCATCGGTTTCGCAGTTGCAGGCATCTTGGCGGTGCTCATCCGCTTGCAACTGGCGGTGCCCAACAACACCCTGCTGGTCGGCAACGTCTACAACCAAGTGCTGACCACCCACGCGGCCATCATGATCTTTTTCTTCCTGATTCCGATTGGGCTGTTCGGATTCGGCAACTGGTTCGTGCCGCTGCAACTCGGCGTGCGCGACGTGGCGCTGCCGAGGCTCAACAACTTCGCGGTGTGGCTGTTCATGTTCAGCATGATCCTGATTTTGACCGGCCTGTTTCACGGGGGCGTTCCCGGCGTCGGCTGGACATTTTATTACCCGCTGTCGGTGGACGCCAACCAAACCGGTGTGACCGTGCTGATGGTTGCCCTGATCCTGAACGGTATCGCCTCACTACTCGGATCGGCCAACTTTGCGGCCACCATCGTCAACATGCGTGCTCCCGGCATGAGCCTGTGGAAGATGCCGATTTTCGTGTGGTCTATCTTTTCCACTTCAATTTTGCAGCTCGTCTCTCTGGGCGGCCTGACGGCTGCCGCACTGGTGACTTACCTTGACCTCAAGGTCGGTCTAAGCATGTTCAACCCCGGCATCAACGGTGTGCCGGTGCTGATGCAGCAGTTTTTCTGGTTCTACTCTCACCCCGCCGTGTACGTGATGCTGCTGCCTTACCTCGGGATTGGTGCAGAGATCGCCTCCACAATGGCCCGCAAGCCGATGTTCGGGTACCGTGTGATGGTCTACTCGCTGCTGGGCATCACCATGGTGTCACTGCTGGTGTGGCTGCACCACATGTTCGCCATCGGTGTTCCCGAAACGTGGCAGATTGCCTTTATGGTGGCGACGATGGTGGTCGCTGTGCCTACTGGCGTCAAGCTCTTTAACTTGATCGGCACCCTCTGGGGCGGGCGAATCATTATGAAGACGCCTACCTACTGGTTGATCGGCTTCATCTTTAACTTCCTGATCGGCGGCATCACGGGCGTTTCGCTGGGTCTGATTCCGTTCGATTATCAAGTCACCATGAGTTATTACGTGGTGGCCCACTTCCACAACGTGATGATGTTCGGCACGGCGTTCCTGGCGATGGGCGGCCTGTATTACTGGTGGCCCAAAATGACCGGGCGCTTCCTTGACGAGAAGTTGGGGATGTGGCACTTCTGGCTCTTTATGGTCGGCTCGTGGATGACCTTTATGCCGCAGTACATCTTGGGACTGCTCGGCATGCCCCGCCGGTATTACACCTACCCGGCAGGCAACTTTGCTTGGAATGAACTCAACTTCATCTCCACGCTCGGCGCACTGGTGTTGCTGATCGGCGGCGTCGTGTGGGTCTGGAACATGTATCAGAGCTGGCGTCGTCCGGCGACGGCCTCGGCCAACCCCTGGGGCGGTTTCACGCTGGAATGGACGGCAGACAGCCCGCCTAAAGACTACGATTTCGCCCACGACTTCCCCACCACTTTCCCCACCGAGCGCCCCCTCTACGACTGGGAAAAGAACGGCGACAAGCTGATTCCGGTTGATCCGAGCAGCATTCACTTGCCGCAGAGCACCGTTTGGCCGTTTATGACTGCGCTCGCCTTCGCGCTGATGGGTTACGGCCTCTCATTCGGGTGGTTCACCAGTTGGAGTCCTTCAGCGGCGCAAACGCCCAACCAACTCGCCAGCATCATCTTGTACCTGAGCATTCCTTTCTTCCTGTACTCGCTGTTCAAGTGGGCCGGAACGCCCGAATACGACGTGCCGGTGGAGCACCATACCCTGACCAAGTACAGCAACGGCTTTATGGGCATGGCTTGGTTCATCATCTCTGAAGTCGGCTTGTTCGGCGTGCTGATCGCTGGCTATGTGTACTTGCGCGTCGTGGGCAATGCCATACCGCCCATCACCCGTCCGAGCATCTGGCTGGCGGCGCTCAACACCTTAATTCTGGTGAGCAGCTCGTTCGTGATTCACAAAGCCGAGCAAGACCTGCACCACCACCGCCTCAGCCGGGGCCGCCTGGGTTTGCTGATTACCCTGATTCTGGGCGCGTTCTTTATGATCTTCCAGGTCTACGAGTTCTCGTTGTTCGGCTCCGAGAGCAACTGGATGCAGAACCTCTGGCAGACCTGCTTCTTTATCATCGTCGGGTTGCACGGCCTTCACATCATCATCGGCGGCGTGGGCGTGGCCCTGCCGTACTACCAGTACATGACCGGCAAGATTGATAAAACCAATCACGGCTCCCTCGTGCCCGCCAGCATGTACTGGCACTTGGTGGATGTGGTCTGGCTGTTCATCATGGCGATCTTCTACGCTTGGTAG
- a CDS encoding DUF420 domain-containing protein, which translates to MASIINQWAVICIVLSGVALVVGVTFIRRGNRELHMRFMLLASGLATLFLILYLTRLGLGYEKKYTGPEAWRSAYFVLLVTHIFMAALNVPLALGALYWAYRGIKSAGSLSQVDSVPAARAAFDTHRRWTRWTVPVWLYVAVTGWIIYLVLDRFGQLSLR; encoded by the coding sequence ATGGCTTCTATTATTAATCAGTGGGCAGTGATCTGCATTGTCCTCAGCGGCGTCGCGCTGGTGGTGGGCGTCACCTTTATTCGGCGCGGCAACCGCGAACTGCACATGCGCTTTATGTTGCTGGCCAGCGGACTGGCCACCCTCTTCCTAATTCTTTACCTGACCCGCTTGGGCCTCGGCTACGAAAAGAAATACACCGGCCCGGAAGCTTGGCGCTCAGCTTACTTCGTTCTACTGGTTACCCACATCTTCATGGCCGCGCTCAACGTTCCTTTGGCACTTGGAGCGCTCTACTGGGCTTACAGGGGCATCAAGTCGGCGGGCAGCCTCAGTCAAGTGGACAGCGTCCCCGCCGCCCGCGCCGCCTTCGACACCCACCGCCGTTGGACACGCTGGACGGTACCGGTGTGGCTTTATGTGGCGGTGACCGGCTGGATCATCTATCTGGTGCTCGACCGCTTCGGGCAGCTCAGCTTGAGGTAG
- a CDS encoding deaminase: MSAYSDLSPGWQAAWAQGWEAYQTGNKAIGAAIVNETGEVLAVGRNRTREARQVNGVISGFDLAHAEVNALLSLPKVSCEEGLTLTLLTTIEPCPQCAGTLVMSQVRRLSYAAADPWAGCASLLSENAYMASKRVAVSRGPSDLTRAAQVLNVLEELAAGTFSGPFRERFELAVPDAVRVAERLHAAGTVSKLWSPETAYLQLLQELQP, translated from the coding sequence GTGAGCGCTTACAGCGATTTGTCCCCCGGCTGGCAAGCGGCCTGGGCACAGGGCTGGGAAGCCTACCAAACCGGCAACAAGGCCATCGGCGCGGCCATTGTAAATGAGACGGGCGAGGTGCTGGCGGTGGGCCGCAACCGCACGCGGGAAGCGCGGCAGGTCAATGGGGTGATTTCAGGCTTTGATCTGGCCCACGCCGAGGTCAACGCCCTGCTCAGTCTGCCCAAAGTCAGCTGCGAGGAAGGCCTCACCCTGACGCTGCTCACCACCATAGAGCCTTGCCCGCAGTGCGCCGGAACACTGGTAATGAGCCAAGTCCGGCGGCTGAGCTACGCGGCGGCTGATCCTTGGGCGGGCTGCGCTTCGCTGTTGAGCGAGAATGCCTATATGGCCAGCAAGCGCGTCGCCGTGTCGCGTGGGCCGAGCGACCTCACGCGGGCAGCACAGGTTCTCAATGTGCTGGAAGAACTGGCTGCCGGAACCTTCAGTGGCCCTTTTCGAGAGCGTTTTGAATTGGCAGTGCCGGACGCGGTGCGGGTGGCCGAGCGACTTCATGCGGCGGGAACCGTTTCCAAACTGTGGAGTCCCGAAACGGCTTACCTTCAACTTTTACAGGAGCTTCAACCGTGA
- the coxB gene encoding cytochrome c oxidase subunit II: protein MLNSLFCRAAWRPSRAAKTALGLALLSSSALGQQVNQSLSIGDLSSGYNREMFWLALWAIVISIIIFVGVSWALFYTVQKFREDKNDAAPAQFHGNNRLEVTLVAVPVVIVIVLALLTVRAMARLNPTPAGAYPVTAVAAQFYWNFEYPNVKVDAAAGTGLVTNGNEMIVPSKTKIAVTATSRDVIHGFWVPNLGGQRDAIPSVKKTWQIDNDKAGVYQGNCTVLCGASHANMRFKVIALPEAEYQQFVSAAQAYKAPVAAAGTAAAAGYTIFMQGKGGAGACAACHRVQGTAAAGQSGPDLSFFGSRRTLGAGVWEGADVDTHLHQWIKASSSIKPGSVMPHYDGSTQGYPTLTDQELTDLEAYLKTLQLPDEGNYWMKISALVPDAPVPAAQNPTPSSVNAITSASTAMNGGK, encoded by the coding sequence ATGTTGAATAGCTTATTTTGCCGTGCCGCTTGGCGGCCCAGCCGCGCCGCCAAGACCGCTCTTGGTTTGGCCCTGCTTTCCAGCTCGGCTTTGGGGCAGCAGGTTAACCAATCGCTCTCGATTGGCGATTTGTCCTCGGGCTATAACCGCGAGATGTTCTGGTTGGCTCTTTGGGCCATCGTCATTTCGATTATTATTTTCGTCGGCGTGTCGTGGGCACTGTTTTACACTGTCCAGAAGTTCCGCGAAGACAAAAACGACGCGGCCCCCGCGCAGTTTCACGGCAACAACCGCCTCGAAGTGACGTTGGTGGCTGTTCCTGTGGTGATCGTAATTGTGCTGGCGCTGCTTACGGTGCGGGCGATGGCGCGGCTCAACCCCACGCCCGCCGGCGCTTACCCGGTCACGGCAGTGGCGGCGCAGTTTTATTGGAATTTCGAGTACCCCAACGTCAAAGTCGACGCGGCGGCGGGTACGGGCTTGGTCACCAACGGCAACGAAATGATCGTGCCGTCCAAAACCAAAATTGCTGTGACCGCCACTTCACGCGACGTGATTCACGGTTTCTGGGTTCCCAACCTCGGCGGTCAGCGCGACGCCATTCCCAGCGTCAAGAAAACTTGGCAAATCGACAACGACAAAGCTGGTGTTTATCAGGGCAACTGCACCGTGTTGTGCGGCGCTTCACACGCCAACATGCGCTTTAAAGTGATTGCTTTGCCGGAAGCGGAGTATCAGCAGTTTGTCAGTGCCGCTCAGGCGTACAAGGCCCCAGTGGCGGCGGCAGGCACGGCGGCGGCAGCCGGCTATACCATCTTTATGCAGGGCAAAGGAGGTGCTGGCGCGTGCGCGGCCTGCCACCGTGTTCAGGGCACCGCCGCCGCCGGGCAGTCCGGCCCCGACTTGAGCTTTTTCGGTTCGCGGCGCACCCTCGGCGCGGGCGTTTGGGAAGGTGCGGACGTGGATACCCACCTTCACCAGTGGATCAAGGCGTCGAGCAGCATCAAACCCGGCAGCGTCATGCCGCACTACGACGGCTCGACCCAGGGCTACCCCACCCTCACCGATCAGGAGTTGACCGACTTGGAAGCGTATCTCAAGACCTTGCAGCTTCCGGATGAAGGCAATTACTGGATGAAAATTTCGGCGCTGGTGCCGGACGCACCAGTTCCCGCCGCGCAAAATCCCACTCCGTCCAGCGTGAACGCGATCACTTCGGCCAGCACGGCCATGAATGGAGGCAAATAA
- a CDS encoding nucleoside deaminase, protein MTLRAQHWQTVMQEAWEAYLHGSYPIGACVVDENGIVLTSGRNRLGEERRVDQLISGHRLAHAEINALLSLPEMSSQASRRLMLISSVEPCPMCLGAMRMQRINTLAYAAADAYAGHTDALSSTFYFSQKATEVHRAPPEVEQFCAVLLLTFFLDGEMLREHGFFKINQEKQPQHFERALKLHQDGTLKRLWKQQSDLATALEALA, encoded by the coding sequence GTGACGCTGCGGGCGCAACACTGGCAAACCGTCATGCAGGAAGCCTGGGAGGCTTATCTGCACGGCTCATACCCGATTGGCGCGTGTGTGGTGGACGAGAACGGCATTGTGCTGACAAGCGGGCGCAACCGCTTGGGCGAAGAACGGCGGGTGGATCAGCTGATTTCTGGGCATCGCCTTGCCCACGCCGAGATCAACGCGCTGCTCAGTCTGCCGGAGATGAGCAGCCAAGCCTCGCGCCGCCTGATGCTCATTTCCAGCGTAGAGCCTTGCCCGATGTGCTTGGGGGCCATGCGAATGCAGCGTATCAACACACTGGCTTACGCCGCTGCCGACGCCTACGCCGGACACACCGACGCGCTGAGCAGCACTTTTTATTTCAGCCAAAAGGCCACCGAAGTTCACCGCGCTCCACCTGAAGTCGAACAGTTTTGCGCCGTGCTGCTGCTGACTTTTTTTCTGGACGGCGAGATGCTCCGAGAGCACGGTTTCTTCAAGATCAACCAGGAAAAACAACCGCAACACTTTGAGCGGGCGCTGAAGCTGCATCAGGACGGCACGTTAAAGCGGTTATGGAAACAGCAATCCGACTTGGCAACAGCTCTGGAGGCGCTGGCGTGA
- a CDS encoding deoxyribodipyrimidine photo-lyase: protein MIQQQRLQTLKTGTPGGGQYVLYWMQASVRTTFNHALEYAIEQANELEQPLIVAFGLTPSYPEANQRSYLFLLEGLRDVQHNLEQRKIGFVMKFGHPPEEMLKLAQQASLVITDRAYLRPSRDWRTWLADQLKVPLIQVESDAVVPIETTSGKQEWAARTIRPKLHKLMDGFLVALEPRTIKVPSLALLDGVDVSDPQQVLAGLDIDRSVLPGEESGGEDAAQARLTQFITGGLQHYDERRNNPLLDGASRLSAYLHFGHLSPIDAVLRAREQGGAGLDAFVEELVVRRELSFNLCFYNPQYDQYAGLPDWCRKTLAEQESDEREYLYTRDELEAAQTHDPYWNAAQNQMVRTGRMHNYLRMYWGKKVLEWSETPQQAYEVLVYLNNKYEADGRNANSYAGINWVFGTHDRPWARRPIFGTVRYMVAGGLKRKFDADAYAKKWA, encoded by the coding sequence ATGATTCAGCAGCAGCGCCTTCAAACCCTCAAAACAGGTACGCCCGGCGGCGGCCAGTATGTTCTGTACTGGATGCAGGCCTCGGTGCGGACAACGTTTAATCACGCGCTGGAGTACGCCATTGAGCAGGCCAACGAGCTGGAGCAGCCGCTGATCGTGGCTTTCGGTCTGACGCCCAGTTATCCGGAAGCCAACCAGCGAAGCTATTTATTCCTGCTGGAGGGTCTGCGCGACGTGCAGCACAACTTGGAGCAGCGCAAGATCGGCTTCGTCATGAAGTTCGGCCACCCGCCCGAAGAAATGCTCAAGCTGGCTCAGCAGGCCAGTTTGGTCATCACCGACCGGGCGTACCTGCGCCCCTCCCGCGACTGGCGCACCTGGCTGGCTGATCAATTGAAAGTACCGCTGATTCAGGTGGAGAGCGACGCGGTGGTGCCGATTGAAACCACTTCCGGCAAGCAGGAATGGGCTGCCCGCACCATCCGCCCCAAGCTTCATAAATTGATGGACGGGTTCTTGGTAGCGCTGGAACCGCGCACCATCAAAGTGCCGTCGCTGGCCCTGCTGGACGGTGTGGACGTGAGCGACCCGCAACAGGTTTTGGCTGGACTTGATATTGACCGCAGTGTGCTGCCCGGCGAGGAAAGCGGCGGTGAGGACGCGGCCCAAGCGCGGCTAACACAGTTCATTACAGGTGGCCTACAACACTACGACGAGCGGCGCAACAACCCCTTGTTAGACGGCGCGTCCAGACTCTCGGCTTATTTGCACTTCGGCCACCTCTCCCCCATCGACGCGGTGCTGCGGGCACGCGAGCAGGGCGGCGCGGGCTTGGACGCCTTCGTGGAGGAGTTGGTGGTGAGGCGCGAACTGAGTTTCAATCTGTGCTTTTACAACCCGCAATACGACCAGTACGCCGGGTTGCCCGATTGGTGCCGCAAGACGCTGGCCGAGCAGGAAAGTGACGAGCGCGAGTACCTTTACACCCGCGACGAGTTGGAGGCTGCCCAGACCCACGACCCGTACTGGAACGCCGCGCAAAATCAGATGGTTCGCACAGGCCGAATGCACAACTATCTGCGAATGTACTGGGGCAAGAAGGTGTTGGAATGGTCAGAGACGCCGCAGCAAGCCTACGAAGTGCTGGTCTACCTCAACAACAAATACGAAGCCGATGGCCGCAACGCCAACAGCTACGCGGGCATCAACTGGGTGTTCGGTACCCATGACCGCCCCTGGGCACGTCGCCCCATTTTCGGCACAGTGCGCTATATGGTCGCTGGCGGACTCAAGCGCAAATTCGACGCCGACGCTTACGCGAAGAAGTGGGCGTGA
- the panB gene encoding 3-methyl-2-oxobutanoate hydroxymethyltransferase, producing MKLTLPELIRDTPLVMVTAYDYPGAQQAERAGMDLILVGDSLGNVVLGYDSTAPVTLSDIIHHARAVRRGAPETFLVADLPFGTYHTSLQDTMRAAIKVIQETGADAIKVEGASPEVLEAITVLSRNGIPVMGHVGLTPQTEVSLGGRKVQGRDEIGAQKIVQAALAVEAAGAFAVVLEVIPARLARLITEKLGIPTIGIGAGPYCKGQVLVYHDVLGVYDNEKKIAKRYAELGQLATEALKQYAADVREKNFPTKENSFIIKDEVLDHLY from the coding sequence ATGAAACTTACCTTGCCCGAACTGATTCGCGACACGCCGTTGGTGATGGTCACGGCTTATGACTACCCCGGCGCACAGCAGGCCGAGCGGGCCGGAATGGACCTGATCTTGGTCGGCGACAGCCTCGGTAACGTCGTGCTTGGCTATGACAGCACCGCGCCGGTCACACTCAGCGACATCATCCACCATGCCCGCGCCGTGCGTAGGGGTGCGCCGGAGACCTTTTTGGTGGCCGATTTGCCGTTCGGCACTTACCACACCAGTTTGCAAGACACCATGCGGGCGGCCATCAAGGTGATTCAGGAAACTGGAGCCGACGCCATCAAAGTCGAGGGCGCGTCACCAGAGGTGCTGGAGGCCATCACGGTGCTGAGCCGCAACGGCATTCCAGTGATGGGCCATGTGGGCCTCACGCCGCAAACCGAAGTTTCGTTGGGCGGGCGCAAAGTGCAGGGCCGAGACGAAATCGGCGCTCAGAAAATCGTGCAGGCCGCTCTCGCCGTAGAAGCGGCAGGAGCTTTCGCAGTGGTGCTGGAAGTCATTCCGGCGCGGCTGGCCCGACTCATTACCGAAAAGCTCGGCATTCCCACCATCGGCATTGGCGCGGGGCCGTACTGCAAAGGTCAGGTACTGGTGTATCACGACGTTCTGGGCGTTTACGATAACGAAAAGAAAATTGCCAAACGTTACGCTGAACTCGGTCAACTGGCCACCGAAGCCCTCAAGCAATACGCCGCCGATGTCCGAGAAAAGAACTTTCCAACTAAAGAAAACAGTTTCATCATAAAAGACGAAGTATTAGATCATTTGTACTGA
- a CDS encoding heme o synthase has product MTTLGAARRATWRDYLALTKPKVISLLLWTTLAAMFMAARGWPGLWPLLLVGVCGFMSAGSAGVFNMIIDRDIDIKMARTAKRPTSSGLISSRQAFVFGAALQALSFVALWTLASPVAALMSLAGFSTYVFVYTLWLKRTTWHNIVLGGAAGAFPPLVGWASVTGDLNLFAWFLFAIIFFWTPVHFWALALMIKDEYRAVGIPMLPVVHGDRLTVEQTFLYAIYTLVLSLMPILLREVSWIYGISALLLGSWQLWLAWKLRIHVVKGNKIERKNTLPLYLFSMLYLALLFLAAALDRVIFV; this is encoded by the coding sequence GTGACCACCTTAGGTGCGGCGCGTCGGGCAACCTGGCGCGATTATTTGGCGCTGACCAAACCCAAAGTCATCAGCTTGCTGTTGTGGACAACATTGGCGGCCATGTTTATGGCGGCGCGGGGCTGGCCGGGGCTGTGGCCGCTGCTGCTGGTCGGCGTCTGCGGCTTTATGTCGGCGGGGTCGGCGGGCGTCTTCAACATGATCATCGACCGCGACATCGACATCAAAATGGCCCGCACCGCCAAGCGCCCCACCAGCAGCGGCCTGATCTCCAGTCGCCAAGCCTTTGTCTTCGGCGCGGCGCTGCAAGCCTTGTCCTTCGTGGCGCTGTGGACGCTGGCCAGCCCGGTAGCGGCGCTGATGAGTCTGGCGGGATTCTCGACTTACGTGTTTGTCTACACCTTGTGGCTCAAGCGCACCACCTGGCACAACATCGTGCTGGGCGGCGCGGCGGGCGCGTTTCCGCCGCTGGTCGGCTGGGCCTCCGTCACGGGCGATCTCAATTTGTTCGCGTGGTTTTTGTTTGCCATCATCTTCTTCTGGACGCCAGTTCACTTCTGGGCGCTGGCGCTGATGATCAAAGACGAATACCGAGCGGTGGGCATTCCGATGTTGCCGGTGGTTCACGGCGACCGACTGACCGTCGAACAGACTTTTTTGTACGCCATTTACACCTTGGTGTTGTCACTAATGCCGATCTTGCTGCGGGAAGTGTCGTGGATCTACGGGATTTCGGCGCTGCTGCTGGGCAGTTGGCAACTCTGGCTGGCATGGAAGCTGCGCATTCATGTGGTCAAGGGCAACAAGATCGAGCGCAAAAACACCTTGCCGCTCTACTTGTTCTCGATGCTGTATTTGGCGTTGCTGTTTTTGGCCGCCGCTCTAGACCGGGTGATCTTTGTGTGA
- a CDS encoding nuclear transport factor 2 family protein, with protein sequence MTLSSSPELERSIRQMFGAVERKDLQATLAMFADDAVMADPHYPNPTMRGKAEIEAGLRWGFGSMRQFGFPIEQIYFAQDGHSAAVEVATHHILKVGMHLRFPQMFAVEMHAGKITRLQAYEPYGPHGIAGAVLVITRLVNALQRQRAKSQLNRR encoded by the coding sequence ATGACTCTTTCCAGCTCTCCTGAGCTAGAGCGCTCAATTCGGCAGATGTTTGGTGCAGTGGAGCGTAAAGACTTGCAAGCGACCCTGGCAATGTTTGCAGATGACGCTGTGATGGCCGATCCGCACTATCCCAACCCGACCATGCGCGGCAAAGCTGAAATCGAAGCGGGGCTGCGCTGGGGGTTTGGGAGTATGCGGCAATTTGGCTTTCCTATTGAGCAGATCTACTTTGCCCAAGACGGCCACAGTGCTGCCGTGGAGGTCGCCACCCACCACATTTTGAAGGTGGGGATGCACCTGCGCTTTCCGCAGATGTTCGCGGTGGAGATGCACGCCGGTAAAATCACCCGCCTGCAGGCTTATGAACCGTACGGGCCACACGGCATAGCGGGCGCAGTGCTGGTCATCACCCGTCTGGTCAACGCCTTGCAGCGGCAACGGGCAAAGAGTCAGCTCAACCGCCGCTAA